A window of the Waddliaceae bacterium genome harbors these coding sequences:
- a CDS encoding ATP-binding protein: MKRIAVFGTHGAAKTSLVYKLAAHFKMANKNVKVIHETARQCPFPINQGAIYKTTLHLISTQLTQELEADAEGFEIAISDRTLYDAFIYINFLGRGNEFTKHLEDFCMHWMKKYDVLVYLEPTEGYAITADGVRCADVEYQMEIRDRFRDFVIDAQKYYGGTLNVIQEESNTIFDEEKCNALMDNIRTSLFKEEAALV, encoded by the coding sequence ATGAAAAGAATAGCGGTTTTTGGCACCCACGGTGCTGCTAAGACGTCGTTGGTATACAAGCTTGCGGCACATTTTAAGATGGCGAACAAGAATGTTAAGGTTATCCACGAAACGGCCCGACAATGCCCTTTTCCCATCAACCAAGGCGCCATCTACAAGACGACGCTACACCTCATCTCTACACAGCTGACCCAAGAGCTAGAAGCCGACGCTGAAGGTTTCGAGATAGCAATCTCCGACAGGACACTATACGACGCTTTTATCTATATTAACTTCCTAGGTAGAGGCAATGAATTCACCAAACACCTCGAAGATTTCTGTATGCACTGGATGAAGAAATACGACGTACTCGTATACTTAGAGCCTACAGAAGGTTATGCCATAACAGCAGACGGCGTACGCTGTGCAGATGTCGAGTATCAGATGGAAATCCGCGACAGGTTCCGCGACTTCGTCATCGATGCACAGAAATACTACGGTGGGACTTTGAATGTCATACAAGAAGAGTCTAACACTATTTTCGACGAAGAAAAGTGCAATGCCCTTATGGATAATATAAGAACAAGCCTATTCAAAGAAGAGGCTGCGCTGGTATAA
- a CDS encoding peptidylprolyl isomerase: MKTTICQAVCLLALLIAGQGLAEYNYNEGQGVFNMSETPVIVMETTQGTIEIALMPHVAPKTCENFMRLAEKGYYDGIVFHRVIKDFMIQGGDPTGTGMGGASIWGKNFEDECDDSVTFDTPGLLAMANAGPGTNGSQFFITTIPTPWLNGRHTIFGEVTAGYDYVKKIENVSVDYAGKPKPGQEQKMIRVYLKDQKKN; the protein is encoded by the coding sequence ATGAAAACAACAATATGTCAAGCCGTATGCCTGCTAGCGCTTCTTATTGCAGGACAAGGATTAGCAGAATATAATTATAATGAAGGACAAGGAGTATTTAATATGTCAGAAACACCAGTAATCGTCATGGAAACAACACAAGGTACAATAGAAATTGCACTTATGCCACACGTAGCGCCGAAGACATGCGAAAACTTCATGCGCCTAGCAGAAAAAGGGTACTACGATGGTATCGTTTTCCATCGTGTAATAAAAGATTTTATGATACAAGGCGGCGACCCCACAGGAACAGGGATGGGCGGAGCGTCAATATGGGGAAAAAACTTCGAAGATGAGTGCGATGATAGCGTCACCTTTGACACCCCAGGACTCCTCGCTATGGCTAATGCAGGACCCGGCACAAACGGTAGCCAGTTCTTCATCACAACAATACCAACACCATGGCTTAACGGAAGACATACCATCTTCGGTGAAGTAACAGCAGGATACGACTATGTAAAGAAAATCGAAAATGTTTCGGTCGATTATGCTGGCAAACCTAAACCAGGACAAGAACAGAAAATGATACGCGTATACCTAAAAGACCAAAAGAAGAACTAG
- a CDS encoding U32 family peptidase, whose translation MEANILSKNIEIMSPAGSFAALHAAIDAGAGSVYFGLEHLNMRARSSRTFTVDDLSDIVAICEKCGVKSYMTLNTVIYNEDLILMRSLCDAAKDCGVSAVIASDIAVMEHARSIGLEVHISTQANVSNIEAVKFYSRYADVVVLARELSLEQIAAICSAIKDDDIRGPSGELIKVELFVHGALCVGISGKCYMSLAQYNASANRGECLQSCRRKYRVTDDDTGDELIIDNEYVMSPKDLCTIGALDKILAAGVTILKLEGRGRPPEYVHTVTKTYHDAVDSVLSGTYSPERVSMWKEQLATVYNRGFWHGGYYLGKDTGEWAGTYGSQATTKKEYIGKVTNYFKNIGVAEFKIESGAINDGDEIIITGDTTGMISMKVSSLRSETKTTAKGDVVTFPVVEKVRKNDKLFIIVRK comes from the coding sequence ATGGAAGCCAACATTTTGTCAAAGAACATTGAAATTATGTCACCTGCTGGGTCTTTTGCTGCGCTACATGCCGCGATAGATGCCGGTGCTGGTTCTGTATATTTCGGTCTCGAGCATCTTAACATGCGAGCGCGGTCGTCTAGGACGTTCACTGTTGACGATCTTTCTGACATCGTTGCTATTTGCGAGAAATGCGGTGTAAAGTCGTATATGACTTTGAACACCGTCATCTACAACGAAGATCTTATCCTTATGCGTTCATTATGCGATGCTGCCAAGGATTGTGGCGTTAGTGCTGTCATCGCCAGCGACATCGCTGTAATGGAACATGCGCGTTCTATAGGTTTAGAAGTGCATATCTCCACGCAGGCCAACGTCAGTAATATTGAGGCCGTGAAATTTTATTCTCGTTATGCTGATGTCGTTGTCTTGGCCCGAGAGCTTTCTTTGGAGCAAATCGCTGCGATATGTTCTGCGATAAAAGATGATGACATCCGTGGCCCTTCTGGCGAGCTTATCAAGGTAGAGCTTTTCGTCCATGGAGCTTTATGTGTAGGGATTTCTGGCAAATGTTATATGAGCCTAGCGCAATACAACGCCTCGGCGAACCGTGGGGAATGCCTACAGTCATGCCGCAGGAAGTACCGCGTCACCGATGATGATACTGGCGACGAGCTTATCATCGACAACGAATATGTGATGTCGCCCAAAGACCTTTGTACTATAGGGGCTTTAGATAAGATCCTCGCTGCAGGAGTAACGATCTTAAAGCTCGAAGGCCGTGGAAGGCCTCCCGAATACGTCCATACTGTCACGAAGACATACCACGACGCCGTCGATAGTGTGTTGTCAGGGACATATTCTCCTGAGAGGGTTTCTATGTGGAAAGAGCAGCTTGCTACTGTATATAATAGGGGTTTCTGGCATGGCGGGTATTACCTTGGAAAAGATACTGGCGAGTGGGCAGGGACATACGGCTCACAAGCTACTACCAAGAAAGAGTATATCGGCAAGGTGACGAATTACTTCAAAAACATCGGCGTTGCAGAGTTTAAGATAGAATCCGGAGCGATAAACGATGGCGACGAGATAATAATAACAGGAGATACTACGGGGATGATATCTATGAAGGTATCATCGCTGCGCAGCGAGACAAAGACAACAGCCAAGGGCGACGTCGTCACCTTCCCTGTCGTCGAAAAGGTGCGAAAAAACGATAAACTTTTTATCATTGTAAGGAAATAA
- a CDS encoding MFS transporter, which yields MASFFSFLKQPEPAPEIQDGKKVSTMYRHWRMRIMYSMYMGYAFYYFTRKSFTFAVPTIIEELGYTKTDMGIVATVFSLTYALSKFFSGVIVDQTNPRFVMSIGLLLTGVWNICFGMSSSLMFFVVFWGLNAVFQGCGAPPCARWLSHWYSQNERGRWWAIWNTSHNLGGFLIPYVVGFAAQYFGWRYAMYVPGVLCIITGLFLLERLRDTPHSLGLPSIEKHRDDYPSEDHNKGQREHLSAKEIFREYILPNRYIWLLALSYFFVYVIRIAINDWGNVFLYEYKLSTILNGSNAKFKANAIVSFFEVGGFVGSLVAGWSSDYFFKGRRVPTAFFFVIMCVVSLWGLWMAPANSVFLNALAFFFVGFFIFGPQMLTSMATVEVSHKKAAGSAMGFASLFAYAGSAVAGYPMMLIADKYGWKGFFITLAIAGVICMMFQLPVWRAKSNPRFEKG from the coding sequence ATGGCATCATTTTTTTCTTTTTTAAAGCAACCTGAGCCTGCCCCGGAAATCCAGGACGGCAAAAAGGTTTCTACGATGTACCGCCATTGGCGGATGCGAATAATGTATTCCATGTATATGGGGTATGCCTTCTATTATTTCACGCGCAAGAGTTTCACCTTCGCAGTCCCTACCATCATCGAAGAGCTTGGGTATACCAAGACAGATATGGGCATCGTCGCGACGGTGTTCTCTTTGACGTATGCTTTGAGTAAGTTTTTCAGTGGCGTCATCGTCGACCAGACGAACCCCCGCTTTGTTATGAGTATAGGCCTCCTTCTCACTGGCGTCTGGAATATATGCTTTGGGATGTCATCGTCGCTGATGTTCTTCGTTGTCTTCTGGGGACTCAATGCCGTCTTTCAGGGGTGTGGTGCTCCACCTTGTGCGCGGTGGCTGTCTCACTGGTATTCTCAGAACGAACGCGGACGCTGGTGGGCGATATGGAACACGTCCCACAACCTCGGCGGTTTTTTGATACCTTATGTTGTGGGTTTCGCTGCTCAGTATTTCGGCTGGCGATATGCTATGTATGTCCCTGGAGTGTTATGTATTATTACGGGGCTTTTCCTTCTAGAGCGTCTTCGTGACACGCCACATTCTTTGGGTCTTCCTTCTATAGAGAAACACCGTGACGACTACCCTTCCGAAGACCATAATAAGGGACAGCGTGAGCATCTTTCTGCTAAAGAGATCTTCCGCGAATATATCCTTCCGAACCGTTACATCTGGCTTCTTGCTCTTTCATATTTCTTCGTATACGTCATAAGGATCGCCATCAACGACTGGGGCAACGTGTTCCTTTATGAATATAAACTTTCCACTATCCTAAACGGCTCTAATGCAAAGTTCAAAGCCAACGCCATCGTAAGCTTCTTCGAAGTCGGCGGCTTTGTCGGCAGCCTCGTCGCCGGATGGTCTTCGGACTACTTCTTCAAAGGGCGTCGTGTTCCTACGGCATTCTTCTTCGTGATAATGTGTGTCGTATCACTGTGGGGACTATGGATGGCTCCTGCTAACAGCGTCTTCCTCAATGCCCTAGCATTTTTCTTCGTAGGATTCTTCATCTTCGGCCCGCAGATGCTTACAAGCATGGCGACGGTAGAAGTATCGCACAAGAAAGCCGCAGGGTCAGCGATGGGCTTCGCAAGCCTCTTCGCCTATGCAGGAAGCGCTGTAGCTGGGTACCCCATGATGCTTATCGCCGACAAATACGGATGGAAGGGGTTCTTCATCACCCTCGCCATCGCCGGCGTGATATGTATGATGTTCCAGCTGCCAGTATGGCGTGCTAAGTCGAATCCAAGGTTTGAAAAAGGATAA
- a CDS encoding peptide chain release factor-like protein encodes MTIGNKKDEALKKRMEALGISDGDLIEKFVMGSGAGGQKVNKTSSCVYLQHVPTGIHVKYHRERSREINRYMARVTLCTKIEERIKKRCRDRRMAAEKVRRQKRGRSRNSKNRMLEDKHRHSQKKTMRRPPQRED; translated from the coding sequence ATGACGATAGGAAACAAAAAAGATGAAGCGCTGAAGAAGCGCATGGAAGCCCTTGGCATCAGCGATGGTGACCTTATCGAGAAATTCGTTATGGGTTCTGGCGCTGGCGGGCAGAAGGTCAACAAGACGTCGTCTTGTGTATACCTACAGCACGTCCCTACAGGGATACACGTGAAATATCACCGTGAAAGGTCTCGGGAGATCAACAGATATATGGCGAGGGTGACGCTATGTACCAAGATCGAAGAGCGTATAAAGAAACGATGCCGCGACAGGCGCATGGCGGCCGAGAAAGTGCGCCGACAAAAACGCGGAAGGTCAAGAAATTCCAAAAACCGCATGCTCGAAGACAAACATCGTCATTCGCAGAAAAAAACTATGCGCAGACCCCCACAACGTGAAGACTAA